GAAGCCAGCTACCGATTCCACCTGCTGGGGCAGGGCACCGTACCGCGCATGGCGCCGCCACCGGACCTGACCCAGGCGCTGCTCAACCTGCTCAACAATGCCGCTGACGCTTGCCCCGAAGGCCTGGGCGTGCAGTTGGACTGGGACGCGGAAAACGTCACCATCAGTATTCGTGACCACGGCGCGGGCGTGCCGCTGGCCATTGCCGAGCAGATCGGCAAACCCTTCTTTACCACCAAGGGCAAAGGCTTCGGCCTGGGCCTGTTTTTGAGCAAGGCCAGCGTGACCCGCGCGGGCGGCTCAGTGAAGCTCTATAGTCATGAGGAAGGTGGCACGCTCACCGAGCTGCGCCTGCCCCGTGTCGCACGAGGAGATATCGATGAGTGACGAGATCCAAGTCGAAGGCGAAGAACTGCCGCACCTGCTGCTGGTAGATGACGACGCCACCTTTACCCGCGTCATGGCGCGTGCCATGAGCCGTCGTGGTTTTCGCGTGAGCACCGCAGGTTCGGCCGAAGAAGGCCTGACCATCGCCCAGGCCGACCTGCCGGACTACGCCGCGCTCGACCTGAAAATGGACGGCGACTCCGGCCTGGTGCTGCTGCCCAAGCTGCTCGAACTCGACCCGGAAATGCGCGTGGTGATCCTCACCGGTTACTCCAGCATCGCTACCGCCGTCGAGGCCATCAAGCGCGGCGCCTGCAACTACCTGTGCAAACCGGCGGACGCCGATGACGTGCTGGCCGCGCTGCTGTCCGAGCATGCCGATCTCGACACCCTGGTGCCGGAAAACCCGATGTCGGTGGACCGTCTGCAGTGGGAGCACATCCAGCGCGTCCTCACTGAACACGAAGGCAACATCTCCGCCACCGCCCGTGCGTTGGGCATGCACCGCCGCACCCTGCAACGCAAGCTGCAGAAGCGTCCGGTACGACGCTGAACCTAGGCTGAACAACCCGCTTCAGGCCGCACGGAGCCCTGAACCGATCAACTATGATCGGTTCATACACCTGTCTCCTCTTTCCTACCGAGCCTGAACCATGAATCAGAACGCTGAGTACTCTGCGGTCAACGATGCTGTGCGCGGGCAATTCCTACCCAGGGTGTGGCGACTGATCACTCCGTACTGGCGCAGTGAGGAGAAGGGCCAGGCCTGGCTGCTGTTGCTGGTGGTGTTGGGCCTGTCGCTGTTCAGCGTGGCGGTGTCGGTGTGGTTCAACAGCTGGAACCGCGACTTCTACAACGCCCTCGAACACAAAGACTACGATGCCTTCACCCACCTGCTGATGTACTTCAGCCTGATCGCTGTGGTGGCGATCGTGACCGGCGTGTTCACCTCTTATCTGCAGCAAATGCTCACCATCCGCTGGCGGCGCTGGCTGACGCAAACCTACTTCGCCCGATGGCTGGGCCACAAGAACTACTACCACCTGGAATACGGCGGCTATACCGATAACCCCGACCAGCGTATCTGCGAAGACCTCAACGCGTTTACCAACGGTACGCTCACGTTGGGATTGGGCTTTGTCAGCAACTTGGTGAGCCTGGTGTCGTTCTCGGTGATTCTGTGGGGCGTGTCCGGCAGTATCGAGGTGTGGGGCATTTCCATTCCTGGCTATATGTTCTGGGCCGCGTTGGTGTATGCGCTGGTGGGTAGTTGGTTGACCCACTTGATCGGTCGAAAGCTGATCGGGCTGAGCAACCGCCAGCAGCGTTTCGAAGCCGACTTGCGTTTCAGCCTGGTGCGGGTGCGCGAGAATGCCGAAAGCATCGCGCTGTTCAATGGCGAGCCCAATGAACATCAGCAACTGAGTGCGCGGTTCGGGCGGGTGTGGAGCAACTTCTGGAGCATCATGCAGGTCAAGAAACGCCTGAGTTTTTTCACCAGCGGCTATTCGCAGATCGCGATTATTTTCCCGTTTGTGGTGGCGGCACCGCGCTACTTCGCCGGCAAGATCGAGCTGGGTGTGTTGATGCAGGTGGCCCAGGCGTTTGGCAGTGTGCAAGGCAGCTTGAGCTGGTTTGTCGACGCATACACCCTACTTGCCAGTTGGCGCGCCACCTGTGACCGCCTGCTGAGTTTCGGCCAGGCGATGGAAGAAAACGAAACCCGCACCCTGGGCATCGCGCTGCAGCAGCAGGGCGGTGATCTGCAAGTGAGCGACCTCAGCTTGGACCTGGCCGACGGTCGTCATTTGCTGCAAGGCGCCAACCTCACGGTAGCCGAAGGCGAACGCCTGATGCTCAGCGGCCGTTCCGGCAGTGGTAAATCCACCCTGCTGCGGGCGATGGGCAACCTGTGGCCCAACGGCCACGGCAACATTCGCTTGCCGGCCGAGCGCTATCTGTTCCTGCCGCAAAAGCCTTATCTGCCGATTGGCACGTTGAGGGCGGTGCTGAGTTATCCACAGGCGGACGGCGGTTATCCGGCAGAACGTTATGCACAGGTCCTGCAGACCTGCCGCCTGCCACACCTCATTTCGCGTCTGGACGAAGCCAACCATTGGCAGCGCATGCTCTCGCCAGGTGAGCAGCAACGCTTGGCGTTCGCCCGCACACTGTTGTTCGCGCCGCAGTGGCTGTACATGGATGAAGCCACCTCGGCTATGGATGAAGAGGATGAGGCGACGCTGTACCAGGCGTTGATCGATCAGTTGCCAG
The genomic region above belongs to Pseudomonas sp. S35 and contains:
- a CDS encoding ABC transporter ATP-binding protein/permease, yielding MNQNAEYSAVNDAVRGQFLPRVWRLITPYWRSEEKGQAWLLLLVVLGLSLFSVAVSVWFNSWNRDFYNALEHKDYDAFTHLLMYFSLIAVVAIVTGVFTSYLQQMLTIRWRRWLTQTYFARWLGHKNYYHLEYGGYTDNPDQRICEDLNAFTNGTLTLGLGFVSNLVSLVSFSVILWGVSGSIEVWGISIPGYMFWAALVYALVGSWLTHLIGRKLIGLSNRQQRFEADLRFSLVRVRENAESIALFNGEPNEHQQLSARFGRVWSNFWSIMQVKKRLSFFTSGYSQIAIIFPFVVAAPRYFAGKIELGVLMQVAQAFGSVQGSLSWFVDAYTLLASWRATCDRLLSFGQAMEENETRTLGIALQQQGGDLQVSDLSLDLADGRHLLQGANLTVAEGERLMLSGRSGSGKSTLLRAMGNLWPNGHGNIRLPAERYLFLPQKPYLPIGTLRAVLSYPQADGGYPAERYAQVLQTCRLPHLISRLDEANHWQRMLSPGEQQRLAFARTLLFAPQWLYMDEATSAMDEEDEATLYQALIDQLPGLSIVSVGHRSSLKRFHGRHVRIEGGLLQELVREGSC
- a CDS encoding response regulator transcription factor; amino-acid sequence: MSDEIQVEGEELPHLLLVDDDATFTRVMARAMSRRGFRVSTAGSAEEGLTIAQADLPDYAALDLKMDGDSGLVLLPKLLELDPEMRVVILTGYSSIATAVEAIKRGACNYLCKPADADDVLAALLSEHADLDTLVPENPMSVDRLQWEHIQRVLTEHEGNISATARALGMHRRTLQRKLQKRPVRR